The Mycolicibacterium parafortuitum nucleotide sequence GCGTCCATCGCGGCGTCGTGCACGGCGGGCTACACCGTCGCGCTGGCCGGAGCGGGGCGAGGCCGATGACCTCCCCCGAGAACGCTTCGACCGACGACGCGATGCCGACCCGACCCGACGACGCCGGTGCCGGCGCGCTGTTCGACGCCATCGGTGTCGAACACGCGACGATCTACGGGTACGGCGTGGTCTCGGCGCATTCGACCCCGGAACTGAACTACCTGGTGTCGGATGCGATCGCCGAACACCGGGCACGCCGCGAGGCCGCGATCGCGCTGATCGAAGCCCAGGGCGCCGAGGCGGCGATGCCCGCCGCGGGCTACGCGATGCCGATGGAGATCGACTCCCCGACCGATGCGGAGAACCTCGCCGTCCGGATGGAGGAGGACACCGCGACCGCGTGGCGGGCGGTGGTCGAGCAGACCGCGGACCAGCAGGTGCGCGCGTTCGCCGTCACCGCGCTGACCGAGTGCGCGGTCACCGCGGCCCGGTGGCGGGCCGCCCGCGGCGACGCGACGGTGACCGTCGCGTTCCCCGGCGGATCCGAGTGACGCTCAGCCGGTGATCGCGGCGCGGATCTGCTCGGCGGCGCCCTCGACCGGAATCTCGCGCTTGTCCCCGCTGAACCGGTCGCGCAGCTCGACCACGCCGTCGGCCCAGCCCCGCCCGACGACGACGATCCACGGCACACCCAGCAGCTCGGCGTCCTTGAACTTCACGCCCGGCGAGGAGGTCCGGTCGTCGAGCAGCACGTCGGCGCCGGCCAGGTCCAGCGCGGCGGCGAGTTCGGTCGCGCCGGCGCGCGCGTCGGCGTCCTTGTTCGCGATGACGACGTGCACATCGAACGGCGACACCGACGACGGCCAGCGCAGCCCGAGTTCGTCGTGCTGCTGCTCGGCGATCACGGCAACCAGCCGCGACACTCCGATCCCGTAGGAGCCCATGGTCAGCCGCACCGGCTTGCCGTTCTCGCCGAGCACGTCGGCGCCGAACGCGTCGGCGTATTTGCGGCCCAGCTGGAACACGTGGCCGATCTCGATGCCGCGCGCGGCGACCAGCGGTCCGGCCCCGTCCGGGGACGGGTCACCTTCGCGGACCTCGGCGGCCTCGATGGTGCCGTCCGGGGTGAAGTCGCGTCCCGCGACCAGGTCGACGACATGCTTGTTCTTCTCGTCGGCGCCGGTGATCCAGCGGGTGCCGTCGACGATCCGGGGGTCGACCAGATAGCGAACCCCGTTGGCCAGCAACCCCTTCGGTCCGATGTAGCCCTTGACCAGGAACGGGTGCTTCGCGAAGTCGGCGTCGTCGAGCAGCGCGTACTCGGCCGGTTCGAGCGCGGCGCCGAGGCGTTTGTCGTCGACCTCGCGGTCGCCGGGCACACCGATCGCCAGCAGCTGCCACTCGCCGCCCGGCTCCCGGACCTTCAGCATCACGTTCTTCAGCGTGTCGGCCGCGGTCACGGTGCGGCCGTCGAAGCTGGGCAGGTTCTTGCTGTTGGCCCAGTCCACGAGCGTCGCGATGGTCGGGGTGTCCGGGGTGTCGTACACGACCGCCTCCGGCAGCCCGTCAAGCGGGATCGGGTCCGGCGCGGTGGTGACGACGGCTTCGACGTTCGCGGCGTAACCGGACTGCGGGCAGCGCACGTAGGTGTCCTCGCCGACCTCGCTCTCGGCGAGGAACTCCTCGGACGCGCTGCCGCCCATCGCGCCGGACACCGCCGAAACGATCACGTAGCGGACCTTCAGCTTGTCGAAGATCCGCTGATAGGCCTCACGATGCGCGTCGTAGGCCTTCTTCAGGCCGTCGTCGTCGACGTCGAACGAGTAGGAGTCCTTCATCAGGAACTCGCGTCCACGCAGGATGCCGGCCCGCGGCCTGGCCTCGTCGCGGTACTTGTTCTGGATCTGGTAGAGCCGCAGCGGGAAGTCCTTGTACGACGAGTACTCCCCCTTCACGGTCAGCGTGAACATCTCTTCGTGGGTGGGCCCGAGCAGGTAGTCGTTGCCGCGGCGGTCCTGCAGCCGGAACAGCGTGTCGCCGTACTCGGTCCAGCGGTTGGTCGTCTCGTACGGCGCGCGCGGCAGCAGTGCGGGGAACAGGATCTCCTGCCCGCCGATCGCGTTCATCTCGGCACGGACGATGTTCTCGATCTTGCGGAGCACCTTCAGGCCCAGCGGCAGCCAGCTGTAGAGCCCGGGGCCGACGGGGCGGACGTA carries:
- a CDS encoding ferritin-like domain-containing protein, which encodes MTSPENASTDDAMPTRPDDAGAGALFDAIGVEHATIYGYGVVSAHSTPELNYLVSDAIAEHRARREAAIALIEAQGAEAAMPAAGYAMPMEIDSPTDAENLAVRMEEDTATAWRAVVEQTADQQVRAFAVTALTECAVTAARWRAARGDATVTVAFPGGSE
- a CDS encoding proline--tRNA ligase yields the protein MITRMSELFLRTLRDDPADAEVPSHKLLIRAGYVRPVGPGLYSWLPLGLKVLRKIENIVRAEMNAIGGQEILFPALLPRAPYETTNRWTEYGDTLFRLQDRRGNDYLLGPTHEEMFTLTVKGEYSSYKDFPLRLYQIQNKYRDEARPRAGILRGREFLMKDSYSFDVDDDGLKKAYDAHREAYQRIFDKLKVRYVIVSAVSGAMGGSASEEFLAESEVGEDTYVRCPQSGYAANVEAVVTTAPDPIPLDGLPEAVVYDTPDTPTIATLVDWANSKNLPSFDGRTVTAADTLKNVMLKVREPGGEWQLLAIGVPGDREVDDKRLGAALEPAEYALLDDADFAKHPFLVKGYIGPKGLLANGVRYLVDPRIVDGTRWITGADEKNKHVVDLVAGRDFTPDGTIEAAEVREGDPSPDGAGPLVAARGIEIGHVFQLGRKYADAFGADVLGENGKPVRLTMGSYGIGVSRLVAVIAEQQHDELGLRWPSSVSPFDVHVVIANKDADARAGATELAAALDLAGADVLLDDRTSSPGVKFKDAELLGVPWIVVVGRGWADGVVELRDRFSGDKREIPVEGAAEQIRAAITG